DNA from Coriobacteriaceae bacterium:
TCCTTGTGGCCGTCTGCAACTTCGTGACGGGCACCACGTTTAACTTTGCCAACCAGCTCACGACGGTCGGCAACGCGATCGTCCTGCAGTACACCTCGATGATTTTCGTTATCGTGTATCAATCGCTCGCAGCTCGCACATTGCCCTCGCCTGCGAAGATTGCCTCCGTGGTGGTTGCTTTTACGGGTATGGGACTTTTCTTTTTAGGCGATTTGAGCGCCGAGGGCATGCTCGGAAATCTGCTTGCCGTCATTTCGGGCGCCACCTTTGGGCTGTGTTTCTTTTTAAACTCTCGCCCCGATGCGTCGCCCATGGTGTCCTCGCTCATCTCCTGCGGCATCTCGATACTTCCGATCGTCTATTTTGCCGGCGACCTAGGCTCCGTGAAACCCTTTGAGTGGGGGCTTATGCTGGTGCATGGCCTTTTTTGCAGCGGCCTTGCGAGTGTGCTGTATGCCAAGGGGATTGCGCGCACCAACGCGTTTGCGGCCAACTTGGTTTGCATGAGTGAGGTCGTGCTCGCTCCCTGCTGGTCGGCGCTCCTCTTTGGCGAGGTCTTTCGCTGGAACGAGTTTTTGGGCGCAGCGATGATCGTTTTGGTGATTGTGGCCAACTTGGCATCCGATGCTTTTGGCGACGGCTTTCTGGTGGCGCTTGTCCGCCATCGAAACAAAGAGCGTGCCTAATGGGATGCGCCTGCCGTTTACGGTAAAAAACACCCCGCTGAGCGACTGGTATTAAATAGTAAGAACCTGCATACCTATAATTGGTATCAAATCATTTGTGCCTGGAATGGGTGTTAGCAGCACACCAGGTACGCTTCGAGCCGTGGAATCGAACTCCCGGAATTGATATCAACAACGCGCGCGACGGGAGTGACGACGGTTCGAGATTCCTTATTGGGAGGAATTATGCTTGTCCAAGCAATCCTCGTCGGCTTAGTCGGAGCGTTTGGATGCCTCGACTACCAGCTCGGCACCCTCTACGCGTTCCGCCCCATCGTCCTGTGCCCGCTCGTGGGCCTGGTGCTGGGGGACCTGCAGACTGGCCTTGCCGTTGGCGCCAGCCTGGAGTTGCTGTTCATGGGCTCGATTTCCATCGGCGCCTACGTGCCGCCTAACGAAACCGTCGGCGGCGTGCTCGCCTGCGCGTTTGCCATTCAGCTCGGTCAGGGTACCGAGACGGCCATCGCGCTCGCCATGCCCATCGCCGTCCTTGCGCTGACGATCGGCAACATTACCAATGCCTTGTTCCCTGTGTTTGTCGATATGGCAGACAAGTTCGCCCTCAAGGGAAACCTCAAAGGCATCTACGCCGTTCATTGGGGAATTGGAATCTGGGGCTGCGTCGAGTACTTCCTGCTGTGCGGCGGCGCCTTCTATTTGGGTTCCGACGCCATCCAGGGCCTGCTCGACTTCATCCCGCCCTTCATCATCGACGGTTGCGGCGTTGCCGCCAACATCCTGCCGGCCATGGGCTTCGCCATGCTCGGCCGCCTGGTGCTCACCAAGCAGCTCGTGCCCTTCTACTTCCTGGGCTTCCTGCTGTGCTCCTACGCCAACGTGCCCGTCCTGGGCGTCGCCCTGATCGCCATCATCATCGGCATCGACAAGTTCGACCTGCTCGGCCTGGGCGGAGCCCAGCCCCAGCTCTCCGCGGAAGGGGATGAGGACGATGACTTCTAGTCCCGAGAACAAGATCACGCGCTCCGACCTCGTCAAGAGCGCCGTCAACGTCGGCGCCCTGGGCATGGAGTTCTCCTGGACCTACTACAAGCAGATGAACATCGCCTTCTGCCTGATGGTCGCCAACATGCTCAAGAAGATCTACGCCGGCCGCCCCGACGACTACGCCGAGGCCCTGCACCGCCACTGCGCGTTCTTCAACATCACCGTCCAGTTCGCCCCGTTCGTCGGCGGCATCGCGATGGCCATGGAGGAGAAGGTCGCCCGCGGCGAGATCGAGCCCGAGAGCGTCAACGACGTCAAGGCCGCCCTCATGGGCCCGCTGTCCGGCATCGGCGACTCCATCTTCCTGTCGACGCTGCGCGTGGTCGCCGCCGCGGTGGGCATCAGCCTGTGCCAGGCCGGCAACCCCTTCGGCCCCATCGCCTTCCTGCTCATCTACAACGTCCCCGGCTTCGCGCTGCGCGTCTGGGGCGCCGTCAAGGGCTACGAGCTGGGCGTGGGCTTCCTGGACGAGGCCCAGAGGACCGGCCTCATGCAGAAGATCATGACCTGCGTGGGCATCGTGGGCGTCATGGTCGTGGGCGCCATGTGCAAGGACATGTTCTGGGCCAGCATCCCGGTGGCCATCGGCTCGGGCGACGACGCCCAGACCCTCCAGGACATCCTGGACGGCATCATGCCCGGCATGCTCGGCATGCTCGCCTTCTGGCTGTACTACTGGCTGCTGTCCAAGAAGATCAACCCCATGGTGCTGATCGTGGCCACCATGGCCGTGGGCATCGTCGGCGCGTTCTTCGGCGTGCTGGCATAAGGGCCCGGCTGCATAGATTTTCGTTGCAACCTGGAAAGGGGATGGAGCAGGCCTATGCCCTCCATCCCCTTTTTGTATAGAAGGAGTTCGTATGTTCGCGAAGGATCGCGAAGCAATGCGCCTGACGCCGGCAGAGGTCAGGCTGATTCTTATTGAGTCCCTGCAGTGGTGCGCCAACAACGCGGTCTACTTTTTGGGGCTTATCGGTGCGGCCACGTATGATCTGGCTGGCACGGCCTTTTTGGTTGCCGCCATTACGCTCGTGCGCAATCTTATGACGTCGGTGGGCAATATGGTGTCGGGCTCGGTCATCGATCGCTTTGGACCGCGCCGGACGTCGTTTGTGACGTGCGTGATTACGGCAGTGCTATCGCTTGGCGTGGGGTTGGCGCCGTTGTCTGTCCCCGGGCTTGTGTTTGCCGCGTGCGTCTTGGGACTTGCGGGCGGCTTTATCAACACCTGCACGCATGCGTTTCCGGGATACCTGGAGTCGACCACCGAGGGCCGTACCCGCGTGAACGGCCTCATGGTGTTCTACAGCAATATCGCCTATACCGCTGGCCCGCTGCTCGGCGGTGCCATCGTGAGCTGTTTTGCCACGCAATCGGTCTATCTGCTCATGGCGGGCATGATGGGTGTGGCGGCCGTGCTCTCCTTGGGCTGTCACGAGTGTGTTGCTCCCGCAAAAGGGGAGAAGCCGAAGGGCGGTATTTTGGGAGGCATGGCCGAGGGTGCGCGACTTACGTTTCGCGACCACGACCTGCGCCTCATCTTTATCTCGGGCTTTTTGGGTTTCTTTGCGTTTGGCGCGTTCGATTCGCTGGAGTCGTTGTTCTATCGCGATGTGCTCAACGTGGATATCGTCTGGCTGGGCTGGCTGTCCTCGGTCGTGGGCCTCACTTCCTCGGTGGGCGCGTTCATCCTGACCAAGCTTTCTGCCCGCCATGTCAACCTGCGATTGCTGCTCGGCGCGCTCATGGCCGTGGGCATTGGGTCCATGGTGTACGTGGGCACCGATATGCTGGGGGTCGCGATTATCGGTCAGGCGATTAACGGTCTGGCCTGGGGATTCCTGGAACCGCTGCAGATGATCTTGATTCAGGAGCGCGCCGACATCAAATACCTGGGGCGCATTACCGGCTTTGTGCGTTTTGGCCTGATGAGCGCCGGCGTGCTGCCGCTGCTGGCGGCTCCGTTTTTGGCGGAGGCTTTGGGCGTTCAGGCGGTGCTGTTTGGGGCATCGACCATTATTGCGCTGGTAGGAACGCTGTTCTTTGTCACACAAGGGAGGCGCCAGAGGCGTTAGCTATACATTCAATTCTAATTTAATACCACTCACCAGAGAATTTCGACCGTTCACCGAGGATTGGAGCAGATTGATAAGTGGTATTAAAAACACATTAGGTGTATGTCTATAATTGGTATCGAAAAGAAACGCGATGTATAGAGTTGCGTGCAGGACAGAAAGGAAAAGCCATGAAGGAAACCGAGAAGATCGAGATCATGCATTTCGACCAGGAGGGCTATCTCGAGGACGGCAAGGCGCTCTACGAGGCCGGCAAGAAGATGACCGCGCTCGCCGACAAGGTCGCCGACGAGGGCTACGACGCCGTGTTCCTGATGGGCGTCGGCGGCACCTGGGACGAGCTCATGCAGCTCGAGTACCTCATGAACAAGTTCGGCGACCGCGACCTCGAGGTCTACCTGATCCACGCCGCCGAGTGGAACGCCATGGGCCACAAGCGCATGACCGAGAAGTCCGTCGTGCTCACCGCCTCCGAGTCCGGCACCACCCCCGAGGTCCTCGAGGCCGTCAAGAAGATGAAGGACATGGGCGTGCGCGTCTACGCCATGACCAAGCCCGAGGGCCCCATCGGCCAGGCTGTCGGTGCCGAGAACTGCGTTGCCATGGCTTCTGATCATGGTTCGGGCGGCTGCGAGAAGGGCTACTACCTCGCCGACTGCTTCGGCCTGCGCCTGCTCAACCGCCGCGGCTGCTTCCCCAAGTTCGACCTGTTTATCGAGCAGACCAAGGACATCTGGAAGGACATGCTCGACATCCGCAAGCGCTTCGAGCCGCGCGCCGAGGAGCTCGCCAAGAAGTACGCCCTGGCCCCCTACACCATGTTCATCGGCTCCGGCGCCCTGTGGGGCGAGACGATCCTGTTCTCGATGTGCATCTTGGAGGAGATGCAGTGGAAGCGCACCCGCTACATCACCTCGGCCGACTTCTTCCACGGCACCCTCGAGCTCGTGGAGCCCGGCGTCCCGGTCTTCCTGTTCATGGGCGAGGACGAGAACCGCAAGCTCGACGAGCGCGTCCGCGCCTTCCTGACCCGCGGCGTGACCGGCGACACCGACATCAACATCATCGACACCGCCGAGTTCGCGATCCCCGGCCTTGACGACGAGTTCCGCGTCATCGTGTCCCCGTGGATCCTGACGGTGCTCGTTACCGACCGCCTGGCTCGCTACTACGAGACGGTCACCAAGCACAACCTCAAGTACCGTCGCTACTACCACCAGTTCGACTACTAAGAGCAAATAACGTTTGTGCAATTGTGCCTCGCTCCTATATGGAGCGGGGCCTCGTTTAGGTTGGAGAGTAACTATGAGCTATCCCCAGCTTGCCGTTATGAATATCAGCCATCGCTACTTTAGCCTTGAAGAGTTCTTTTCTTCGGCGGCGGCCTCGGGCTACACGTGCTGCGAACTTTGGACGGGGGCGATGCACCTGTATGTGGACTGCCATGGTTACGATTCGCTCGAGCAGGTGCGTGAGCTGTCACAGCGGTATGGGGTTCGGATTGTGGGGCTTTGTCCCGAACAGAACAACCCCAAGCCGTGGAATATCGCGGCGCGCGGGAATGAGGCGCGTGCCCGCACGCTCGCGTACTTTAAGAACGTTATAGATATCGCGGCGGAACTTGGAGCCGAGCAGGTCATGGTCTCGAGCGGCTGGGCATTTTTGAACGAGCCGATCGAGGACGCGTGGGGTCGCAGCGCCTCGATGCTGCGTGCGATTGCCGAGCATGCGGGAGAGCGCGGCGTGCGACTGGTGCTCGAGGCCCTGCAGCCAGTTGAGTCGATGATCGTGAACTCGGCGGCCGACACGAAGCGCATGATCGAGGCAGTTGATCATCCGGCACTTAAGGCATGTCTGGATATGGGCGCCATGGCGGTGGCGGGGGATACCATCGACGATTATTTCGATCTGCTTGGCGATGATGTCGCCCACGTACATTTTGTCGATGTTGCGGCAGACGGCACCACGCACCTTGCCTGGGGTGACGGCGGTCGCGATATGCGCGCCGACTTGGATAGACTGGTGGCGCGCGGCTATCGCGGAGTTGTTTCGGCCGAGACCTATGACGGGCGCTATTTTGCCGACCCCGCAGCTGCCGATGCGCAGGTAATGGCAGAGTATCGTCGTGCGATTGGCGCCTAGGTGGGGTCGGGCTGCGGCAACCTACCCTATGTTTCCAAATGAATACGGTGTGAGCGGCTGCGACGTATTTTCCCCGCAAGCACTCTAGTATGCTAAAGTACCCAGAAGACCGGCGGAGCTATGCCGGTCTTCTGTTCTATGCGAAGCACAGCATGAGGAGGCTCACCAGATGACGGCCACACCGTGGGGATTCCGGGACATATTGCCCGAGGAGGCTCAGGCACGCGAGGAGATCGCATGTACGGTGAAGGGCTGCTTTAGGGAGCATCATTACCTGCCGGTTGAGACGCCGCTGCTCGAGGACAAGGGTTCGCTCGAGGAAGGCGGCCGCATTGCGGACACGCCGTTTAAGCTCTTTGACGATGATGGGCGTTTGCTGGTGGTCCGTCCCGACAACACGCTGCCGATCGTGCGCTTGGTTTCGACCCGCATGCGCGCGGCCGATCTGCCACTGCGTCTTCGCTACGAGGCGCCGGTGGTTCGTGAGTGCCAGCGCAATGCCGGCGGCTCGCGCCAGTTTACACAGCTGGGCTTTGAGCTTATCGGTGCGGGAGATACCGCGGGCGATGTCGAGATTGTCTCGCTGGTAGCCGATGCCGTGCGCAAGCTGGCGTTGCCCGATGCGCGCATTATCGCAGGTAGCGTGCGTCCTTTTAAGGAGCTGCTCGCGGCGTGCGAGGATCGCGAGCTGGCTGCCGAGGCCCTGCGCTGCGTGCACTCCAATGACTTTGTGGGCCTCGATGCCCGCGTGGCGGCAAGCGCCGAGTCCGAGGCCGTCAAGGCCGCCATTAGCGAGCTGCCGCGCTTGCACGGCGGTGCCGAGATACTCGACCGTGTGGATGCGCTGCTGGAAGCTGCCGGTATCGTCGCGCCGCTGACGCGCGAGCTGCGTGCCCTGGTCGAGGGCCTGGCTCCCGAGGACGCCCAGGTGCTGTCCTTCGACTTCTCCATCATGAACTCTTTTTATTACTACACGGGCCTGGTCTTTAAGGCCTATGCCGGTGGCCTGCCCGATCCGGTGGGCTCGGGCGGTCGCTACGACTCCATCTTTACCGGCGCGTTCGGCGATGGCATCGAGGTACCGGCGGCGGGATTTGCCTTTTCGCTCGAGCGTCTGGAGGCCGCGCACACTTCGGCTGAGGACGCCGCTTCCGACGGCGACCACGCCGCGGGCCGTGGTGCTGAGGGTCCGCTGCGCATCGCCGTTCCCAAGGGCTCGCTTAAGGCCGACACGCTCGACGTGCTCGAGGCCGCGGGCCTGGACGTCTCCGAGCTGCGCGACCCCGGCCGTCACCTGATCGTGCGCGGTCGCGATACGCGTGCCGGCGAGGGCGCGGTCGGCGATATCGAGTTTGTCATCGTGCGCCCCAGCGATGCGCCCGCTTTTGTGGGCTGCGGTGGTGCCGATTGCGGCATCTGCGGCTGGGATTCGCTTATCGAGGCCGACCTCAACCTGCTGCAGCTGGTCGATTTGGGTTACGGCCTGTGCACCTTTATTGAGGCTGAGCCCGTTTGGCGCGCCGGTCAGGCCGAGCGCAACTATGCCCGCCGCGGTTCGCTTCGCGTGGCAACCAAGTACCCGCGCATCGCGAGTGCCTGGTATGCCGAGTGCGGCGTGAACGCCGACATCGTTTCGCTGCACGGCAACATCGAGCTGGGACCCATCGTCGGTATGACCGATCGCATCGTGGATATCACCGCCACGGGCGCCACGCTGCGCGACAACGACCTGGTCATCACCGGCCGCATTATGGACTGCACGGCCCGCTTCTTCGTCAACCCGGGTGCCGCGCGCCTGGATCCGCGCGTTCGCAACCTGGCCGATCGCCTGGCGGCTGCCGTGAAGGACAAGCATTTTGAGCCCGTTGCGGGCTCGGCACAATAGCGCGAGCACGCACGGGCGCCCCAACGTCTGGGCTGCGGGCCGATGGGCGCCGCTGCCCGGCATCTCGTTTTCCAAACGCAACCTCGACCGATAGGGGATACCGATATGAAGACCATCAAGCTTGCTCCCGGTGAGCGCCTCGTTACCAACCAGCTCAACCGCAAGGGTGTGCTGCCGCAAAACATCGTCGACGCCGCCCGCGATATCGTGGCCAACGTGCGTGCCAACGGCGATGCTGCGGTGCGCGATTACTGCCAGCGTTTTGACGGTGTCGAGCTGCAAAGCTTTCGTCTGCCGCAAGAGCAGATCGATGCTGCGCTCGAAGGCCTCGACCCGGCCTTTGTCGCCGCGCTCGAGAAGGCTGCGCGCCAGATCCGTGAGTTTCACCAGCGCGAGGTCGAGCAGAGCTGGTTTGCCACGCGCCCGGACGGCACGATGCTCGGCGTTAAGGTGACCCCGCTTGCCGCGGCCGGCATCTACGTGCCGGGCGGTCGCGCGCAGTATCCCTCCACCGTGCTCATGAACGCTATCCCTGCCAAGGTGGCCGGCGTCAAGCGCGTGGTCATGGTGACGCCGCCACAAAAGGACGGCCTGATCAGCCCCTACACGCTCGCCGCGGCCAAGCTTGGCGGCGTGGACGAGATCTATATGGTGGGCGGCGCCCAGGCCGTGGCCGCGCTGGCGTACGGTACCGAGACCATTCCGCGCGTCGACAAGATCACCGGCCCGGGCAACGCCTTTGTCGCCGCGGCCAAGCAGATTGTCTCGGGCGACGTGGGCATCGACATGGTCGCCGGCCCCTCCGAGGTCTGCGTGCTGGCCGATGCCACGGCCAAGCCCATGGTGGTCGCGGCCGACCTGATGGCCCAGGCCGAGCACGATCCGCTTGCCGCCTGCTATCTGGTGACCTGCGACGAGCAGTTTGCGCGCGAGGTCGAGGCGGGTATCGACATTCTGGTGGCGCAGTCGCCGCGTGCCGAGATTACGCGCGCCTCGCTCGACAACGAGGGCACCATCGTGGTGGCCGCCGATATGGCTGCCGCCGTCGAGGCCGTGAACACCGTGGCGCCCGAGCACCTGGAGCTGCACTGCAAGGATGCAATGGGCCTGCTTGGCGGCATTCGCAACGCCGGCGCCATCTTTGTGGGCGCTTGGAGCTCCGAGCCGCTCGGCGATTACGTTGCCGGCCCCAACCACACGCTGCCGACCGGCGGCACGGCCGTGTTCTCCAACCCGCTTTCGGTGGAGGAGTTCGTTAAGCGCTCAAGCGTTATCTGCTATACGCCCGAGGGCCTGCTCTCCGACGCTCCCGCTACGCAGCGCTTGGCCGAAGCCGAGGGCCTGTGGGCGCACGCGCTTTCTGCCGCCCTGCGTCGTCGCGTGCTGGAACAGGGCGAGGATTCCGTGAGCGCCGAGTCGCTGGCGGCGGCCGACCTGACCAAGGTTGCCTGGCCGGGCGACGCCGCGGCGACGGTCGCCGAGGGTGTGGACTTGGCGGCTGCGGGCGCGGATGGCGCTAACGCGACCGGCGGGGAGGCCTAATATGGCCGAGCTGACGCCTCGCATGAAGGAACTCGTCCAGCCCTACTTGGCCGGCATTGAGCCCTACGATCCCAACTTTACGCCCACGCGCATCAACCTTTCGGCCAACGAGAACACCTATCCCGTGCCGGCCGGCGTGCGCGAGGCGGTCGACGCGGCGCTCGCCGCCACGCCGCTCAACCGCTATCCCGACCCCATGTCCAACGACCTGCGCGACGAGCTTGCCGCTTGGCATGGCGTGGCACGCGAGAACATCTGCGTGGGCAACGGCGGCGACGAGCTGCTCTATAACTACCTGCTGGCGTTTGGCGGCGCGGGGCGGACCCTGCTCAACTGCCCGCCATGCTTTAGCGAGTATGCGTTCTTTGCGTCGCTCTGCCAGACCGAGGTGAGCGACGTGTGGCGCGATCCGGTGACCTTTGAGCTCGACCAGGCTGCCGTGCTTGCGGCAGCGCCCGAGTGCAACCTGGCGATTGTGACCTCGCCCAACAATCCCACGGGCGACGTGGCGCCGCTCGACTTTATCGCGGCTCTGTGCGATGCGTGTCCCGGCATGGTGATGGTCGACGAGGCCTACGTGGAGTTTGCTGACGATTCGTTTGGCGCGGCCACCACGGCGCAAGGGCTTATCGCCGAGCATTCCAACCTGGTGATTCTGCATACGCTGTCCAAGGCGTTCGGCGCCGCCGGCACGCGTCTGGGCTATGTGATTGCGTCACCCGAGGTTATTGACGTGTTCGCGGCGATTCGCCAGATCTATTCAGTCAGCGTGCTGAGCCAGGCCGCGGCGCTTGCCTGCGTGCGTGCCCGCGATGCGTACGCGCCCGTGGTGGCACAGGTTGTATCCGAGCGCGTGCGCGAGCTGTGCGCCCTGCGCGCAATGGCTGCCGAGGGCCTGCCCGTGGAGGCGTGGCCGAGCGCGGCGAACTTTGTGCTCGTGCGCACGCCGCACGCCACGCGCGTGCGCGAGCGCCTGCGCGACGAGTATTCAATTTTGGTGCGCGACTTTAGCTACGCGCCGGGGCTTGCGGACTGTCTGCGCATTACCGTGGGTACCCCGCAGGAAAACGACGAGGTGCTGGCAGCGTTTGCCGCGCTGGTGAAGGAGGAGATGTAGATGGGCCGTTATGTCGAGGTGACCCGCAAGACGGGCGAGACCGACATTGTCGTTAGGCTCGATCTGGACGGATCCGGCGTGTGCGATATCTCGACCGGCGTGCCGTTTTTCGACCACATGCTCAACGCCCTTGGCCGCCATGGCCTGTTCGATCTGACGGTACATGCGATGGGCGATGTGGAGGTCGACGCGCACCACACCGTCGAGGACACGGGCATTGTGCTGGGCGAGGCGTTTTGCCAGGCACTGGGTGACAAGGCGGGCATTACGCGCTTTGCCGATGCGGCGATTGCCATGGACGAGACGCTCGTGATGGCCGCCGTTGATATCTCGGGTCGCGGGCAGGCCTATTGCGATCTACCCGTGCCGACCGAGCGCGTGGGCACCTTTGATACCGAGCTGGCCGTCGAGTTCTTCTACGCTTTTGCGCGCGACGCCAAACTCACGCTGCACGTGCGCGAGCTGGCGGGCGGCAACTCGCACCACATTATCGAGGCCGCCTTTAAGGCCGTGGGACGCACGATGCGCCACGCCTGCGAGCTTGATCCCCGCGTCCAAGGAATCCCCAGCACCAAGGGCTCACTGTAACCGCCACAAGGGTAAAAACCACCACAAAGGGGACAGGCACCTTTGTGGTGGTTTTGGATGATGGAAAAAGGAGGGTCGCGTGGGCGAACCGAAGATCGTGGTGGTCGACTACCACAAAGGGAACTTGTCGAGCGTCGTGCGCGGGCTTGCGCGCGCCGGTGCCGCTGCCTGCACGTCGGATGATCCGGAACAGATCCGCAAGGCCGATGGCCTGGTCATCCCGGGCGTGGGCGCGTTCTATGACGCGATCGCCTTTATGCGCCAGAGCGGCGAGGAGGCGGCCGTGCTTGACGCCGTTGCCGCCGGAACTCCTCTGCTCGGCATCTGCCTGGGCCTTCAGCTGTTTTTTGAACGCGGCGACGAGGGCGTGCCGGCGGACGAGGGCGCGGACGACGATGCCTCCGAGCAGGCTGGCGGTCCCTGGGTCGATGGCCTGGGCATTATGCGCGGCTCGTGCACGCGCTTGGAATCGAGTCGCCTGAAGGTGCCGCACGTGGGCTGGGACCAGGTGCACATGACGCCCGCCGGCGCGGCCGATCCATTGCTCGCCGGTTTTGCCGAGGGCGCCAACATGTACTTCACCCACAGCTATGCGGTGGCCGACGATGTCGATGCCGCCGATGTTCTGGCGCGCACGCACTACACGCGGAGCTTCCCGTGCATCGTGCGCCACGGCAACGTGTGGGGCTGCCAGTTCCATCCCGAGAAATCCTCCGCGCTGGGACAGCGCATCCTTAAGAACTTCGTCAACATCGTCGAGGAGGCCGGCCGATGATTCTGTTTCCCGCAATCGATTTGATCGGCGGCAAGGTCGTGCGCCTGGAGCGCGGCGACCGGAGCCGCTGCAAGGTATATTCCGACGACCCCGTGGCCGTTGCCCGCTCCTTTGCCGAGCAGGGTGCGAACTGGGTGCATGTCGTCGACCTGTCCGCTGCCTTTGGCGAGGATGAGGACGCATGCGCTGCCAACTCGACGGCGATCAAGGCTATCTGCGGCGTCGACGGTCTGTCCGTGGACGTGGGCGGCGGCGTCCGCTCGCTCGCACGCATCGACGAGCTGGCCGGCTATGGCGCGCGCCGTATTGCGCTGGGGACCGTGCTGGTGACCGAGCCGGGTTTTGCCGAGGTG
Protein-coding regions in this window:
- a CDS encoding DMT family transporter; its protein translation is MIRSDNPPDNGVSGAMYLFGTALLWSFIGILVRANSQSALLIGAVTAIFMALFILLVGRPVLRVSRLIVLVAVCNFVTGTTFNFANQLTTVGNAIVLQYTSMIFVIVYQSLAARTLPSPAKIASVVVAFTGMGLFFLGDLSAEGMLGNLLAVISGATFGLCFFLNSRPDASPMVSSLISCGISILPIVYFAGDLGSVKPFEWGLMLVHGLFCSGLASVLYAKGIARTNAFAANLVCMSEVVLAPCWSALLFGEVFRWNEFLGAAMIVLVIVANLASDAFGDGFLVALVRHRNKERA
- a CDS encoding PTS sugar transporter subunit IIC encodes the protein MLVQAILVGLVGAFGCLDYQLGTLYAFRPIVLCPLVGLVLGDLQTGLAVGASLELLFMGSISIGAYVPPNETVGGVLACAFAIQLGQGTETAIALAMPIAVLALTIGNITNALFPVFVDMADKFALKGNLKGIYAVHWGIGIWGCVEYFLLCGGAFYLGSDAIQGLLDFIPPFIIDGCGVAANILPAMGFAMLGRLVLTKQLVPFYFLGFLLCSYANVPVLGVALIAIIIGIDKFDLLGLGGAQPQLSAEGDEDDDF
- a CDS encoding PTS system mannose/fructose/sorbose family transporter subunit IID, translated to MRTMTSSPENKITRSDLVKSAVNVGALGMEFSWTYYKQMNIAFCLMVANMLKKIYAGRPDDYAEALHRHCAFFNITVQFAPFVGGIAMAMEEKVARGEIEPESVNDVKAALMGPLSGIGDSIFLSTLRVVAAAVGISLCQAGNPFGPIAFLLIYNVPGFALRVWGAVKGYELGVGFLDEAQRTGLMQKIMTCVGIVGVMVVGAMCKDMFWASIPVAIGSGDDAQTLQDILDGIMPGMLGMLAFWLYYWLLSKKINPMVLIVATMAVGIVGAFFGVLA
- a CDS encoding MFS transporter, translating into MFAKDREAMRLTPAEVRLILIESLQWCANNAVYFLGLIGAATYDLAGTAFLVAAITLVRNLMTSVGNMVSGSVIDRFGPRRTSFVTCVITAVLSLGVGLAPLSVPGLVFAACVLGLAGGFINTCTHAFPGYLESTTEGRTRVNGLMVFYSNIAYTAGPLLGGAIVSCFATQSVYLLMAGMMGVAAVLSLGCHECVAPAKGEKPKGGILGGMAEGARLTFRDHDLRLIFISGFLGFFAFGAFDSLESLFYRDVLNVDIVWLGWLSSVVGLTSSVGAFILTKLSARHVNLRLLLGALMAVGIGSMVYVGTDMLGVAIIGQAINGLAWGFLEPLQMILIQERADIKYLGRITGFVRFGLMSAGVLPLLAAPFLAEALGVQAVLFGASTIIALVGTLFFVTQGRRQRR
- a CDS encoding SIS domain-containing protein codes for the protein MKETEKIEIMHFDQEGYLEDGKALYEAGKKMTALADKVADEGYDAVFLMGVGGTWDELMQLEYLMNKFGDRDLEVYLIHAAEWNAMGHKRMTEKSVVLTASESGTTPEVLEAVKKMKDMGVRVYAMTKPEGPIGQAVGAENCVAMASDHGSGGCEKGYYLADCFGLRLLNRRGCFPKFDLFIEQTKDIWKDMLDIRKRFEPRAEELAKKYALAPYTMFIGSGALWGETILFSMCILEEMQWKRTRYITSADFFHGTLELVEPGVPVFLFMGEDENRKLDERVRAFLTRGVTGDTDINIIDTAEFAIPGLDDEFRVIVSPWILTVLVTDRLARYYETVTKHNLKYRRYYHQFDY
- a CDS encoding sugar phosphate isomerase/epimerase is translated as MSYPQLAVMNISHRYFSLEEFFSSAAASGYTCCELWTGAMHLYVDCHGYDSLEQVRELSQRYGVRIVGLCPEQNNPKPWNIAARGNEARARTLAYFKNVIDIAAELGAEQVMVSSGWAFLNEPIEDAWGRSASMLRAIAEHAGERGVRLVLEALQPVESMIVNSAADTKRMIEAVDHPALKACLDMGAMAVAGDTIDDYFDLLGDDVAHVHFVDVAADGTTHLAWGDGGRDMRADLDRLVARGYRGVVSAETYDGRYFADPAAADAQVMAEYRRAIGA
- the hisG gene encoding ATP phosphoribosyltransferase — encoded protein: MTATPWGFRDILPEEAQAREEIACTVKGCFREHHYLPVETPLLEDKGSLEEGGRIADTPFKLFDDDGRLLVVRPDNTLPIVRLVSTRMRAADLPLRLRYEAPVVRECQRNAGGSRQFTQLGFELIGAGDTAGDVEIVSLVADAVRKLALPDARIIAGSVRPFKELLAACEDRELAAEALRCVHSNDFVGLDARVAASAESEAVKAAISELPRLHGGAEILDRVDALLEAAGIVAPLTRELRALVEGLAPEDAQVLSFDFSIMNSFYYYTGLVFKAYAGGLPDPVGSGGRYDSIFTGAFGDGIEVPAAGFAFSLERLEAAHTSAEDAASDGDHAAGRGAEGPLRIAVPKGSLKADTLDVLEAAGLDVSELRDPGRHLIVRGRDTRAGEGAVGDIEFVIVRPSDAPAFVGCGGADCGICGWDSLIEADLNLLQLVDLGYGLCTFIEAEPVWRAGQAERNYARRGSLRVATKYPRIASAWYAECGVNADIVSLHGNIELGPIVGMTDRIVDITATGATLRDNDLVITGRIMDCTARFFVNPGAARLDPRVRNLADRLAAAVKDKHFEPVAGSAQ
- the hisD gene encoding histidinol dehydrogenase, which encodes MKTIKLAPGERLVTNQLNRKGVLPQNIVDAARDIVANVRANGDAAVRDYCQRFDGVELQSFRLPQEQIDAALEGLDPAFVAALEKAARQIREFHQREVEQSWFATRPDGTMLGVKVTPLAAAGIYVPGGRAQYPSTVLMNAIPAKVAGVKRVVMVTPPQKDGLISPYTLAAAKLGGVDEIYMVGGAQAVAALAYGTETIPRVDKITGPGNAFVAAAKQIVSGDVGIDMVAGPSEVCVLADATAKPMVVAADLMAQAEHDPLAACYLVTCDEQFAREVEAGIDILVAQSPRAEITRASLDNEGTIVVAADMAAAVEAVNTVAPEHLELHCKDAMGLLGGIRNAGAIFVGAWSSEPLGDYVAGPNHTLPTGGTAVFSNPLSVEEFVKRSSVICYTPEGLLSDAPATQRLAEAEGLWAHALSAALRRRVLEQGEDSVSAESLAAADLTKVAWPGDAAATVAEGVDLAAAGADGANATGGEA
- the hisC gene encoding histidinol-phosphate transaminase; translated protein: MAELTPRMKELVQPYLAGIEPYDPNFTPTRINLSANENTYPVPAGVREAVDAALAATPLNRYPDPMSNDLRDELAAWHGVARENICVGNGGDELLYNYLLAFGGAGRTLLNCPPCFSEYAFFASLCQTEVSDVWRDPVTFELDQAAVLAAAPECNLAIVTSPNNPTGDVAPLDFIAALCDACPGMVMVDEAYVEFADDSFGAATTAQGLIAEHSNLVILHTLSKAFGAAGTRLGYVIASPEVIDVFAAIRQIYSVSVLSQAAALACVRARDAYAPVVAQVVSERVRELCALRAMAAEGLPVEAWPSAANFVLVRTPHATRVRERLRDEYSILVRDFSYAPGLADCLRITVGTPQENDEVLAAFAALVKEEM